A single genomic interval of Salmo trutta chromosome 13, fSalTru1.1, whole genome shotgun sequence harbors:
- the LOC115205591 gene encoding zinc finger and BTB domain-containing protein 3, with protein sequence MEFPQHSLQLLSGLRSQRQRRFLCDCTVLVGSSRFLAHRAVLASCSPFFHMFYSDPPGSAGAGGTSSVTLDGDIVTAAAFGLLLDFMYEGVLRLETPPPAEDVLAAASFLHMNEVVRVCKRRLQHRPPPAEADSTRPEESGVAAVGGSGPGVGMETGAAKAVAVAMSVSQSASMAMQRSQLGSSTRSERRVEVLAHAPLSPDMADTTQPGMDHALTHVGELVTLSSVPSLRLGGQSQGEGQGGSALCSPCSSTESYSHSSHQRQPSSSAASPVVPVTQTDGSSSMVGILTQSDHSSSSSPEQDSHDPVSDNKSTVITPGMQCQQHGLSINTHPQIRIQPPHSLLTSPPNLNLVPHQGQTSTLSRPEGLQHGGSERESREVSEHSNMGTVVVEEPLAGGEVEQEDVVKVKVEAIVISDEEFEEMEGVVMRRGIEGRERGIMMEVEDRNDFDDDNHGDELNNPHFLPFHPHHALLQMTHSHPSEPLSFPLSPSGPGTTSSDVPPFPSSLFPSVGQHSDQPVYFQDSMGNYVEDVPTCSVCGKTFSCAYTLRRHAIVHTRERPYECRYCYRSYTQSGDLYRHIRKAHDSSLPAKRSKGDTEEGQPPHS encoded by the coding sequence atgGAGTTCCCCCAACACTCCCTGCAGCTCCTATCAGGTCTGCGTTCTCAGCGTCAGCGTAGGTTCCTGTGCGACTGCACCGTCCTCGTGGGTTCCTCCCGTTTCCTCGCCCACCGGGCTGTCCTGGCCTCCTGCTCTCCATTCTTCCACATGTTCTACTCTGATCCCCCAGGGTCTGCTGGTGCTGGCGGGACCAGCTCGGTCACGCTGGACGGGGATATTGTGACAGCAGCGGCGTTCGGTCTGTTGTTAGACTTCATGTACGAAGGCGTGCTGAGGTTGGAGACTCCTCCCCCAGCAGAGGACGTTCTGGCGGCGGCAAGCTTCCTCCACATGAACGAGGTGGTCCGGGTGTGTAAGAGACGGCTACAGCACCGACCGCCACCGGCTGAGGCAGACAGCACGCGCCCGGAGGAGAGTGGAGTGGCAGCAGTGGGTGGTAGTGGACCCGGGGTTGGCATGGAAACAGGAGCTGCCAAAGCGGTGGCCGTGGCAATGTCAGTGTCTCAGTCTGCGTCAATGGCGATGCAGAGAAGCCAGTTGGGCTCTTCTACGAGGtcagagaggagggtggaggttcTGGCGCACGCTCCTCTGAGTCCGGACATGGCCGACACCACCCAGCCCGGCATGGACCACGCTCTCACTCATGTGGGTGAGCTGGTTACCCTCTCCTCCGTTCCCTCTCTCCGGCTGGGGGGTCAGAGTCAGGGAGAGGGTCAGGGAGGCTCGGCCCTCTGCAGCCCCTGCAGCTCCACAGAGTCATACAGTCACAGTAGCCACCAGCGCCAGCCCTCTTCATCAGCGGCATCACCAGTGGTACCTGTGACCCAGACTGATGGCTCCAGCTCCATGGTGGGGATACTGACCCAGTCCGACCACAGCAGCTCCTCCAGCCCAGAACAGGACAGCCATGACCCTGTCTCTGACAACAAGAGCACAGTCATCACACCAGGCATGCAATGCCAGCAGCATGGTCTCAGTATCAACACACACCCTCAGATTAGAATACAGCCTCCACACTcactcctcacctcacctcccaaCCTGAACCTTGTACCCCATCAGGGCCAAACCTCGACCCTGTCCAGGCCTGAAGGGCTGCAGCATGGGgggtcagagagggagagcagggaggtTAGTGAACACTCTAACATGGGGACTGTGGTAGTGGAGGAGCCCCTGGCAGGAGGAGAAGTGGAGCAGGAGGATGTGGTGAAGGTAAAGGTGGAGGCCATAGTGATCTCAGACGAGGAGTTTGAGGAGATGGAAGGAGTGGTGAtgaggagaggaatagaggggagaGAACGAGGGATTATGATGGAGGTAGAGGACAGGAATGACTTTGATGATGATAACCACGGAGACGAACTGAACAACCCCCACTTCCTCCCTTTTCACCCCCACCACGCCTTACTCCAGATGACCCATTCCCACCCCTCTGAgcctctctcattccccctctccccctccggACCAGGCACCACCTCCTCTGACGttccccctttcccctcctccctcttcccttctGTGGGCCAACATTCTGACCAGCCCGTCTACTTCCAGGATTCCATGGGGAACTACGTTGAGGATGTCCCCACGTGCAGCGTCTGCGGGAAGACGTTCTCGTGCGCGTACACCCTGAGGCGACACGCCATTGTGCACACGCGCGAGCGCCCCTACGAGTGCCGCTACTGTTACCGTAGCTACACACAGTCAGGTGACCTGTACCGCCACATTAGGAAGGCTCATGACTCCAGCCTGCCAGCCAAACGCAGTAAGGGAGACACTGAGGAGGGCCAGCCTCCACACAGCTAG
- the trpt1 gene encoding tRNA 2'-phosphotransferase 1 isoform X2, whose product MDRGGRGRGGRERRGNRVEDKDVRLSKSLSFALRHGANQMGLHMNPDGFLFVEDLLAHAQFHAFSLEDVERVVATNDKQRFKLRPHPEDGRLQIRANQGHSVQVCDLDLKAVQPGSPDCPREGIHGSYLRLWPSIRSEGLSRMNRTHIHLALGLPGEDGVISGMRRDCDLAIFIDVPKALSEGIQFFWSENGVLLTPGDTEGKLLPRYFSRALKLRPTQSILPLE is encoded by the exons ATGGACCGTGGAGGAAGAGGACGTGGAGGAAGGGAGAGGCGAGGTAATCGTGTAGAG GACAAGGATGTTCGTCTTTCCAAGTCTTTGTCCTTTGCCCTGCGCCATGGAGCCAATCAAATGGGACTTCACATGAATCCTG ATGGCTTCCTATTTGTGGAGGACCTACTGGCTCATGCACAGTTCCACGCCTTCTCATTGGAGGACGTGGAGAGAGTTGTGGCCACCAATGACAAGCAGCGATTCAAGCTCCGCCCTCACCCTGAGGACGGACGGCTGCAGATCCGAGCCAATCAGGGACACTCTGTGCAG GTGTGTGATCTGGACCTGAAGGCTGTACAGCCTGGTTCTCCTGATTGTCCCAGGGAGGGAATCCATGGCTCCTACCTCCGCCTCTGGCCCTCCATCCGCTCTGAGGGCCTCAGCCGCATgaacagaacacacatacacctggCCCTGGGCCTACCGGGGGAGGACGGGGTCATCAGCG GCATGAGGAGAGACTGTGACCTGGCCATATTCATTGACGTCCCCAAAGCATTGTCTG AGGGTATCCAGTTCTTCTGGTCAGAGAACGGTGTATTGCTGACACCTGGGGACACTGAGGGGAAGCTACTTCCCCGATACTTCAGCCGTGCCCTAAAACTAAGACCCACAC AGAGTATTCTGCCACTGGAGTAG
- the trpt1 gene encoding tRNA 2'-phosphotransferase 1 isoform X1 — protein sequence MDRGGRGRGGRERRGNRVEDKDVRLSKSLSFALRHGANQMGLHMNPDGFLFVEDLLAHAQFHAFSLEDVERVVATNDKQRFKLRPHPEDGRLQIRANQGHSVQVCDLDLKAVQPGSPDCPREGIHGSYLRLWPSIRSEGLSRMNRTHIHLALGLPGEDGVISGMRRDCDLAIFIDVPKALSEGIQFFWSENGVLLTPGDTEGKLLPRYFSRALKLRPTREYLTHDTHS from the exons ATGGACCGTGGAGGAAGAGGACGTGGAGGAAGGGAGAGGCGAGGTAATCGTGTAGAG GACAAGGATGTTCGTCTTTCCAAGTCTTTGTCCTTTGCCCTGCGCCATGGAGCCAATCAAATGGGACTTCACATGAATCCTG ATGGCTTCCTATTTGTGGAGGACCTACTGGCTCATGCACAGTTCCACGCCTTCTCATTGGAGGACGTGGAGAGAGTTGTGGCCACCAATGACAAGCAGCGATTCAAGCTCCGCCCTCACCCTGAGGACGGACGGCTGCAGATCCGAGCCAATCAGGGACACTCTGTGCAG GTGTGTGATCTGGACCTGAAGGCTGTACAGCCTGGTTCTCCTGATTGTCCCAGGGAGGGAATCCATGGCTCCTACCTCCGCCTCTGGCCCTCCATCCGCTCTGAGGGCCTCAGCCGCATgaacagaacacacatacacctggCCCTGGGCCTACCGGGGGAGGACGGGGTCATCAGCG GCATGAGGAGAGACTGTGACCTGGCCATATTCATTGACGTCCCCAAAGCATTGTCTG AGGGTATCCAGTTCTTCTGGTCAGAGAACGGTGTATTGCTGACACCTGGGGACACTGAGGGGAAGCTACTTCCCCGATACTTCAGCCGTGCCCTAAAACTAAGACCCACACGTGAGTACCTCACACACGACACACACTCATGA
- the LOC115205590 gene encoding fermitin family homolog 3 codes for MAAWDLSVTVEDLGADAPPITVSVTSDLHIGGVILKLVEKSQVKRDWSDHALWWEQKQQWLLRTAWTLEKCGIQADAGLIFMAQHKSLRLGLPNGLTLRLRACFSGPVFRTVLGICKMLNIRRPEELSLLRPVEEKKKKKDKDLSEELYDLTEVPLTSVSRPCLYNGMPAHFADSLKTEKVYKMLSVSQPAPAPEAIAKLYRPASVVDKAHIHSRWLDSSRSLMQQGVQENDRLWLRFKYYCFHDLEPKYDVVRLTQMYEQARWAILLEDIDCTEEEMLLFGAIQYHINKLSLSEPQTMTSSPAMDDLDSALQGLEVKLDGADSSPQDMLENLTAPELNDYLKIFRPKRLTLKGYKQYWFKFKDASISYYKSKEESLGEPIQQINLKGCEAAPDVNVAGQKFCIKLLIPAPEGMNEVYLRCENEEQYSRWMAACRLASKEKSLADRLFQSEVQSIRSFLAMQQTNPNTHTDDSMSINTHSLVSPRYSKKYKVKQLTPRILEAYQNVAQLSLTDALLRFLQIWQALPDFGISFVVVRFKGSRKDEVLGIAPNRLIRIDLGVGDVVKTWRYNNMRQWNVNWDIRQVAIEFDGNVNMAFSCVTADCKIVHEFIGGYIFMSTRSREQSDTLNEELFHKLTGGHEAL; via the exons atggcAGCGTGGGACCTGTCAGTTACGGTGGAGGACCTGGGAGCTGATGCTCCGCCCATCACTGTCAGTGTGACCTCTGACCTACACATAGGCGGAGTCATCCTCAAACTGGTGGAGAAGTCAC AGGTAAAGCGCGACTGGTCGGACCATGCCCTGTGGTGGGAGCAGAAGCAGCAGTGGCTCCTGCGTACGGCCTGGACCCTGGAGAAGTGTGGCATCCAGGCAGACGCCGGGCTCATTTTCATGGCCCAGCACAAGTCCCTGAGGCTGGGCCTGCCCAACGGCCTGACACTCAGGCTCCGGGCCTGCTTCTCTGGGCCTGTGTTCCGCACTGTGCTGGGCATCTGCAAGATGCTGA ACATCCGTCGGCCAGAGGAGCTGTCCCTGCTGCGTCCtgtagaggagaagaagaagaagaaagataAAGACTTGTCAGAGGAACTGTATGACCTCACAGAAGTGCCTCTCACCTCAG TGTCCCGCCCCTGCTTGTATAATGGAATGCCTGCCCATTTCGCTGACTCCCTTAAGACTGAGAAGGTGTACAAGATGCTGTCAGTCTCCCAGCCTGCTCCTGCCCCAGAGGCCATCGCTAAGCTGTACCGCCCCGCCAGTGTGGTAGACAAGGCCCACATCCACAGCAG GTGGCTGGACTCTTCTCGTTCACTGATGCAGCAGGGAGTTCAGGAGAATGACAGACTCTGGCTGCGCTTCAAATACTACTGCTTCCATGACCTGGAgcccaag tatgATGTGGTGCGTCTGACCCAGATGTATGAGCAGGCTCGCTGGGCCATCCTACTGGAGGACATAGACTGTACTGAGGAGGAGATGCTGCTGTTTGGAGCTATACAG taccaCATCAACAAGCTGTCCCTCTCGGAGCCCCAGACAATGACCTCCAGTCCAGCCATGGATGACCTGGACTCAGCCCTACAGGGTCTGGAGGTCAAGCTGGATGGGGCAGACAGCAGCCCCCAAGACATGCTG GAGAACCTGACTGCCCCAGAGCTGAATGATTATTTGAAGATATTCCG GCCCAAGAGGTTGACTCTGAAGGGATACAAGCAGTACTGGTTCAAGTTTAAGGATGCCTCCATCTCCTACTATAAGAGCAAAGAGGAGAGCCTGGGAGAACCCATTCAACAGATCAACCTCAAAG GCTGTGAGGCTGCTCCCGATGTGAACGTCGCTGGACAAAAGTTCTGCATCAAACTTCTGATTCCAGCTCCAGAGGGCATGAACGAGGTCTACCTGCGCTGTGAAAAT gAGGAGCAGTATTCCAGGTGGATGGCAGCCTGTCGTCTGGCCTCTAAAGAGAAGAGTCTGGCAGACAGGTTGTTCCAGAGCGAGGTCCAGAGCATCCGCTCCTTCCTGGCCATGCAGCAGACCAACCCCAATACACACACCGACGACAGCATGAGCATCAACACACACAGCCTGGTCTCCCCACGCTATAGCAAGAAGTACAAGGTCAAACAG TTGACCCCTCGTATCCTGGAGGCATATCAGAACGTGGCTCAGCTCTCCCTGACCGACGCCCTCCTCCGCTTCCTCCAGATCTGGCAGGCCCTGCCAGACTTTGGAATTTCCTTCGTGGTGGTGAG GTTCAAGGGCAGCAGGAAGGACGAGGTGCTTGGCATCGCTCCCAACCGTCTGATCCGTATCGACCTGGGGGTGGGAGACGTGGTCAAGACATGGCGCTACAACAACATGAGGCAGTGGAACGTCAACTGGGACATACGACAG GTGGCGATAGAGTTTGATGGGAACGTGAACATGGCGTTCAGTTGTGTGACGGCTGACTGTAAGATCGTCCATGAGTTCATTGGAGGCTACATCTTCATGTCAACACGCAGCCGCGAGCAGAGTGACACGCTCAACGAAGAGCTCTTCCACAAGCTGACAGGGGGCCACGAAGCTCTGTGA